The sequence GCTAGACAAAAACACTGGAGATGGGAACCGGTTCTTCAGTTAGAGGGAGGTGCCCTTTACCTGATGGGGGAAACCAGCAAGCGAAGAGTGGCGCCGAGATATCCACTGCAAAAACATCCAGGGAACCGTCTTCCTTTCACCACACACCCAGCGAAGTGTAATGCACTGGCTGTGACGCCCGTGTATATCGTGCGGTCCAAAAGAAGCGGCGGCCAGCCTCGTTCGTGTTGATCTTTGCTGATGGCGAATGCGTTTTCGTCAGGCGTGCAAGAGCAGCTATATGCAGCTACGAAAAATGCAACCCAGCAGGAAATTTCTAATTCAGTGAAAACGTGGCTGACGTGAAATGATGTACCGCCAGTATCCGTACAGAAGAAGGGCGTACGCGGGCACTGGGATACGTCGCAGTACGTAGTGGTTCCAGATTTCCGCTCATCCGACGTTGCAAAAGTAGCGAGGAGTGCGTGAGCGAACGTGGGGTGATTGGGCAGTTGACCATCCGTGCCCACTGTCTTCACTTACGCTCGATACTCCCAACAATGCATCAAAACGGGTGTCAGAGGTCGCTCGCCCTGAACAAGGCTAGGTTATCTCGTGTACCAACATGTCGCCTTGACTACCACGAATTGCATTCCCAGCATGCAGACGCTCTCTTCGGCCATTCATCATCTTTGTGGCACCACCACAAGAAACAAGATGTTGTAATCGTGTATCAGAATCCACAGCTCCCCTCAGCTCTTCTTAGGGAGGCAGGCCTTGGTCTGCTACGCGATCTAGTAGCCATTTAGCTTAGCACACCACAGTCTGCCTATACTGAAGGGTACAAGCGCCAAAAAAGGACTGCTTGCCACGAGGGGGGAGTCGAAGACGCGGGGTGATAAACTGCACGGACCACAGGGGAAGGTGCAGTGGAACCCGGTTTCGTCTCATATTCCCTTCCACCAGAGTGCGTGCGCAAAATTATCCCACAGCGCCTAGTATCTTTCGCCTGCGGGGGCTCCCACTGACACGCCGTAGCATAAATGCACCTCCTGGAATCTGAAGATATGCACGCTGTAGAACGGCTTGCGGATTCCTAGATTGACATGGCACTCAACCTTGAGAAAAAGCGGCATGCGCGATTGTTATTGAGATCCTCGGTCTCACCTCAGACCTGAGAtgcctgcagcggctccCGCCATCCCCCTTCCGGTAATCACCCTGCCACACCCCCTCCTCCAAGTCTCTTCTGCCGTTCAATGACTTCCGGAAGGAATTTTATCAGAAACGTGGTCGACTTCATGTTGGGGGAGTCCTCCACCGTATGCGCCGAAACGGCAGCAGGCTGTTTCCATAACGGACCAACAAGCACGAGGGGAAACAGAGATGACTTGTGCTTCTGAGCAGGCAAGAACCTCAACCTTCTTGCTTTCTATTTCGCACGCAACACGGCACAAAGCGCAAACGTTATTGTCTCTTGCCTCTCACACAGTCTGCTCCGTAAAAAGACTTACAAATTCTGCACTACAGAGGATGCCCTCGATGATGCCCGCAGCGAACGCGCCGCAGTTGACGTGATTCATATCTCTTGGAATGGAAATATATTTGTTGAGTAGGAGCTGCTTGTCGTTTATCATATCTGCAAAGAAGAGTAAATTCCGCAGCACACCACCCGCCAGCTCCATGCACATGTATAAAAAAGCTACCCAGATACATGTGCATAGTCTTCGGAAAAAGAAGTAGTGTGGGACATTGAAGAAGGCACAGAACACACACCGCCCTACGCATTGCGAGCAGCAGAGGGCATGCAACCACGGAAGGCGTGTTGCACTCACATTCCAGTTCGTTGTCCTGCGCCTTCAAGAGCTCTCCACTGTGGCCAAAGAGGTAGCGCCACGCGCAGGTCGAGACAAAAGTCAGGATGCTAAGGACCTTGATCTCTCGCTTCTTATGCCGCTCTCGGTAGACTAGCAGATCGAGGATTTTGTACCCCACACGCAGGCCTAGCTCGTGGAGCCTGTACGCAGGAGATAATGAAAAGGTAGCATTGCCGAGCGAAATATCTGGCACATGCCTCACTGTCTTGATTTATGGGCAAGATTGAGGGCGCCGTAGTCTGGtggtgctgctgccgcgtcgcctctcgaaGGGTCACTGAGCTATGCTGTACTAAACATGGCCGCGAAAAGGCTCTTACCGGTCTTCCATCCGGTAGCCCTTCTTCGCTGAACTCAGACAGTACTGGACGATttcagagaagaggaaggcgaataCGCTAAGACTGACCTGCGttacacacgcacgcgcaaaCGAGGGGTAATGCGCGGGAATGCTCCGCTGACCAACAGCGAAGAAATCATCTGTCGACACCTTTCCTGCTCTCCAGAGTGCGCTTTTCAGAATAGCCTCATCAGGgcccgtcgtcgtctccgtccAGCCTTGTTGTTGTCCCAGGACACATGTGTGCCATAAACCCTCGCGGTAGTCTTACCTCCTGCTTCGACTTCTGCAGGGTACGCTCAAGCAGAGAAGGGTGGCCCAGGGACTTGCGGCGCTCTAATTTATTTCGCTCCATTTTGTTCAGTACCGGGCGAGTCTCAAAACGTCAGAAGTACGTGTTGTCCCACCCGCCgtttgctgctgcgtcgcatGCCCTGTTCAAGAGCTCGGATCTAGCACACTAATCCGACCACGCGGTCATTGCAGCCACAGTGAAGCAGAAAACGAAGCAACCCCGAAAATTGTGTGCAGTTACGCGCTGTTGAGGAGCCGGCCTCCCATCATCCGAGGGCTGTGTTCGATGAGCACGCACATAGACCCGCAGACGAGTAATCCAGCCGCCAGCACATGCTGAGCCCGGACGAACAAGAGCTCGACAAACTGAAACAcggagaaggaagcagaTGTTGAGTTATGAATGGATACGAACTATGGATGTGACGCAGTGAGGGAAGACAAGAGACACCGTCAGAGCTCGTTTTTTGCTACTAGAGGGCGGAGTAGCACTGTGAACACAGTGCCAGAGCAGGTGTATAAAAAGCAGAACGGGGATTGACTGCCCCCATGCGACGACATCATAAAAAGATTCACACGATGAAGAGCCATGAACCGGCAGACTGCGTTCCCCTTAGAGCTCACGGCGCATGTCCATGCTCGCCTCGTGTGATTCTGACTGCTTGCGACCAGCTATGGCGTCAGCGATACCGCATTAGAGGACAGAAGTGGTATCACAGAAAGCCAGATGCTGCACACAGACGTTGCACGAACGAAACTAGTGAGCAGGCAAAGCTCGTGAATGTTCCTTCACACCCAAGGGATGGACTGCAAGCCTGTTTCCCTGTGTCTGCCCTCGCTGTTCCGGAGCCCTTCCGGTCTTGTGCCGGCTTTTCGACAGCTCAGAGGCAGCGTTTCGACGCCGTTCGCATTTTTCGTGCCAGCTGACCCACAGACTCGAGAGTTCTACGCAGCCTTGCTGCCAAGAGCATATCCCAATCAAATTTCGTAAAAATCCGTGGCGCTGCACTGGCGTCGAAACTGCTAACGTCTCATAACCCAAATTAATGCTGGCGAGTACTGTGTACCGCATGTACCACTGGTATGAAGACGGCAATTTTGATCTCTTGTCCCGCCACGTCCTTGCCATGTCATTTTCGTGTTCACGGACGCAGAAGTGCGCCCGTATTGTTTCTGAGGCTCCGCGAAGATGAGCTGATAGTCTTCGTTTCATTATTCGTAGAATTTAGGGCATGTACCGAGGATGGAACGTGAAGGGAGTCGTGTTCCCTCTTCAGCGAACCAGCGAGGTTAGCGCGCGTTTCCTCTGTGCAAAGACAGGCACCGCAAGCACGTGGAGGATTGCAATCAGCCCgagcgcgtggctgccgttCTTTTGCGCATTCTGTGTGGATATCGTTTGTCATCACACAGAGTTCCCCGCCCTGGCACGGTTCCAGGTTCGCAGATTTGATGTTAAATACAGTGACACGCGGTGGTGCCGAGCAGCCCAGTGTCCGGGGGTGCTTTTCATCCTGAGCGCTGTCGGGTGTGCGACCTAGCCTTGGACCGTgcctcgctttttttcttcgcggcAAACGCGGCAAGGTTTCCGTTCTTGCCAGGAGGGGCTGTTGGTTTTTGTCCTAGGTCGTCTACTGACGCGCTCAGGGCCAGCAATCCTGCGCAGCAGGACCACTACGCGGCCTTGTCAGTTCTTCTGCCAGTTGCGTTTTCACACCGCAGCTGGGGCAGCGCATTCAGCTTCAGCGCTGAAAGCAGCTGCACTTCTTCCCGACCTCTGTACTCGCTGGCTGGCCTACTGTGAAGACGGCTGTCCGCTTTTGCTTCAGAGCTGACTGTGGCATCGGggaaggggggcggcgccccgcGCGATTCTTCCGTTTTCGAGCCGCTCCTCGGTGAAGGTTTTTTTGTTGACACCCCGGCACAGCCAGCCCACAGAAAATGTCCCCTCTTCGACCAAGGCATCAGTCTCGATTAAACGATCTACGGGGCGTTGCACcagccggaggcggcggggcttCACTGGAGGCTGTTTGCGGCGAAGGTGCAAGTAATGTTTCACCATGCGGCTGGTAGTCAGTCCCTTGGGAATTTTCCTGTCCCTACTGGTGTGGGTGTGCGCGTTGTTGGCGAACATAGTGATGGTGCGCTTCGTCATGTACCCCCTGTTCACTTCCAGCGAACGGGCCGAGGCATCGCGCACCCACTGGCTCTGGAGTATTTTCAGTCACCAGACTTCTCCGGAGCCCTCAGCACCCCAGGACAGCAGTGAGTGCACGCGCGGCCTGACCTAACGATTCGAGAGGAGTAAAGCGACATCGAGGGTACACGTTACCAACGCGCGTGCGACGGGGGCAGCAGCCAAGGGGCGGTCTGGGTAACGAAGAGAGATGCTCGGCAGACGGCCTCGTGAAGCTCtttcgcagcggcgcgttgAAAGGCAGCGCGGAAGCAGGCGACACCGAGCTCGGTATCTCTGTGTTTCGCCGGTAGTCGGCCTCAGCCTGGCGGGCTTTGCACTGACACAtcagccgcggcctctcgtgTCTGCGTTCCGCGCATTCGGTCGCCGATTTTCAGTCAAGACGCCTCTTCGCAGCGCGTGGGTTGGCTGTTGGTGGGAACCGACGGTCGTCGACTACACCAAAGCGCGGAATCAAATTGGAGGCCGAAAAAAAGAGGGACGATTCGGTCTTGATTGGTGTTCGGCGATGTGCTGGGACTGCCTTTTTCAGGTTACACCCCCCTCGGACTATTCCTACTGATAGTCTACGAGCTGTCGATTGGCTTGGCCTTAACTGCACACTGCTTGGCAATATTTACCGACCCGGGTTCTACAAAGCATGCGCCAGTAAGTGGAACGCGTGGCTGACAAAAGGCTGTGACTTATGTGGCGGCGCAAATCAGGTGGGCAGGCTCCCAAAGGAGATCCGACacaccggcggcggagaggcgagtAGTTGTTCGTGTGGCGCATCTCGCACGTGTGGCAAGCCGCACATAGCGGATGCAGGATTCTTCGTGGACCACGAACTTGcgacatacatacacatacacatatgtacatatatatacatatcgAATTGACGATCGGTAGAGAGCGACTGACGTGAATAGTTTGAGAGTTGAACTTTGCTGTGCTGGCGCCGCACACGGAGTACGCGAAGGTGAATCAGAGACCTCCATGTGCTGTATGTGACGCAGTCTCACGCTCCACCGAACCTACCTTTTGCTCCAGGGCAGTGCTCTCCGTGCGGGGACCGCTGGaagcctcctcgcgcccacCACTGCAAGGTTTGCAAAGAGTGAGTCTCGGCCGCTGTCAGCACCCCCGCTGGCCTTCCGCGATGCATGCAACCTTCTCTGGAGGTAACGCCGCCAGAGTTTCTGGTCACTCTCATCGCCATGGCGAACTCACCTCGCTCCCTCCACACTCTCCGtccgctgtcgctgtctgcgATGCCTCTGTTCTCTGTGCATGCTGCCCCTGTCCCGTACTGAATGGCCAGATTGCTCCCCTTCAGCGTTTTTCTGCGGCAACTTGAATTTCGAGCTGCAAGGCCGATGTGCCCGGAACGGCGGTGGTTGTCGTCGCCGGGTCGCAAATGACGCCAGGAATGGAAGCAGAAACGCCCGTTTTCTGCTTCCATCCCTGGCGCTACTATTATTCGTGGTTCCAAAGTTTATACGTGCTTGACCTGTGTGTCTCGCCGAGGCActgggcggcgtcgcccctctTACGCTGTCGCGTGATGAT is a genomic window of Besnoitia besnoiti strain Bb-Ger1 chromosome IV, whole genome shotgun sequence containing:
- a CDS encoding transport protein particle component, Bet3 domain-containing protein (encoded by transcript BESB_052350), whose protein sequence is MERNKLERRKSLGHPSLLERTLQKSKQEVSLSVFAFLFSEIVQYCLSSAKKGYRMEDRLHELGLRVGYKILDLLVYRERHKKREIKVLSILTFVSTCAWRYLFGHSGELLKAQDNELEYMINDKQLLLNKYISIPRDMNHVNCGAFAAGIIEGILCSAEFPAAVSAHTVEDSPNMKSTTFLIKFLPEVIERQKRLGGGGVAG